From one Triticum aestivum cultivar Chinese Spring chromosome 4B, IWGSC CS RefSeq v2.1, whole genome shotgun sequence genomic stretch:
- the LOC123093977 gene encoding uncharacterized protein, producing MKLHMRGQLVWEHLSGALPCPLLPTPPAELAFPVDADETKQREMLDAFEEATEEYQNQLHLYKQWTNDDARASSILVNSMDVDLTMDVVALTTAYQMWEHLRHRYESTGDAMYLSVVRQEQQLQQGDATVDDFYKEMSAVWRQLDSLGADVCRRCQCCVRQQAKLEVRRLYDFLTRLRPEFEQSRAQLLARHPRLSTLEALAEVRSEEVRLRSTGLLPSSSAVLAARVPPPLPGVPSSTQVAATSTSAFCNYCKQDGHMITECIKRRKQGRRGGRPQKDSGGSSNSREGSLEKVHQEMLTLLRRLTASAPSSGSAGSAGQTSGPPPHSLSGSSYGDSGWDRSSAP from the exons AtgaagctgcacatgaggggccAGCTGGTCTGGGAGCACCTCTCTGGTGCTCTGCCTTGTCCCCTGCTGCCCACTCCTCCAGCTGAGTTGGCCTTCCCTGTTGATGCCGATGAAACCAAGCAACGTGAGATGCTAGATGCTTTTGAAGAGGCCACTGAAGAGTATCAGAATCAACTCCACTTATACAAGCAATGGACAAATGATGATGCTCGAGCCTCTTCTATCTTGGTGAACAGCATGGATGTTGATCTCACCATGGATGTGGTGGCCCTTACCACTGCATATCAGATGTGGGAGCACCTTCGCCATCGCTATGAGTCTACAGGGGATGCCATGTATCTCTCTGTTGTTCGTCAAGAGCAACAACTACAACAGGGAGATGCTACTGTGGATGATTTCTACAAGGAGATGTCGGCGGTGTGGCGCCAATTGGACTCTCTGGGAGCTGATGTTTGTCGCAGATGTCAGTGTTGTGTGCGGCAACAAGCTAAGCTGGAGGTTCGTCGCCTCTACGACTTCCTCACTCGCCTCCGGCCGGAGTTCGAGCAGAGTCGTGCTCAGCTATTGGCACGCCATCCTCGGCTCTCTACTCTGGAGGCCCTTGCTGAGGTGCGATCTGAGGAGGTGCGCCTACGGAGCACGGGCTTATTGCCATCCTCTTCAGCAGTCCTGGCTGCCCGCGTTCCACCACCGCTGCCTGGTGTGCCCTCTTCTACACAGGTGGCAGCAACCTCCACTAGTGCTTTCTGCAACTACTGCAAGCAGGATGGTCACATGATCACGGAGTGCATCAAGAGGAGGAAACAGGGTCGCCGTGGTGGCCGTCCTCAAAAGGACTCGGGAGGCTCCTCTAATTCTCGTGAGGGCTCCCTTGAGAAGGTTCACCAGGAGATGCTCACCTTGCTGCGCCGCCTTACTGCTTCTGCACCATCCTCAGGTTCTGCTGGTTCTGCTGGTCAGACGTCTGGTCCACCACCGCACTCTTTGTCAG GATCGTCGTACGGGGACTCTGGTTGGGATCGGTCCTCGGCGCCATGA
- the LOC123093978 gene encoding germin-like protein 8-11, with product MGCSFPLDYVHCPQVHTARCAYINTCFPCILKPSLTHRKTREKKSERSSNRMASSPSFLLLAALLALVSWQAVASDPGPLQDFCVADMNSPVRVNGFVCKNPVEVNADDFFKAAALDKPRVTNKVGSNVTLINVMQIAGLNTLGVSIARIDYAPLGQNPPHTHPRATEILTVLEGTLYVGFVTSNQPAPNRNKFLSKVLNKGDVFVFPVGLIHFQFNPNPHKPAVGIAALSSQNPGAITIANAVFGSDPQISDDVLAKAFQVEIDWLQAQFWENNHN from the exons ATGGGTTGCTCCTTTCCACTTGACTATGTCCATTGCCCACAAGTTCACACTGCTCGTTGCGCCTATATAAACACATGCTTCCCCTGCATACTCAAACCATCACTCACACACAGGAAAACAAGAGAAAAGAAGAGCGAAAGAAGCTCAAATCGAATGGCGtcgtccccttccttccttctcctcgcCGCTCTTCTTGCCTTGGTCTCATGGCAGGCTGTTGCCTCCGACCCTGGCCCTCTCCAGGACTTCTGTGTCGCCGACATGAATTCACCAG TACGTGTCAATGGGTTTGTGTGCAAGAACCCAGTGGAGGTCAACGCTGATGACTTCTTCAAGGCAGCCGCCCTCGACAAGCCTAGGGTGACCAACAAGGTTGGATCCAACGTCACTTTGATCAACGTCATGCAGATTGCTGGACTCAACACCCTCGGCGTCTCAATTGCGCGCATCGACTATGCTCCCTTGGGCCAGAACCCACCACATACGCACCCTCGCGCCACTGAGATCCTCACGGTGCTTGAGGGGACACTGTACGTTGGCTTTGTCACATCCAACCAGCCCGCCCCAAACAGAAACAAGTTCCTCTCCAAGGTGCTCAACAAAGGTGATGTGTTTGTCTTCCCGGTGGGGCTCATTCACTTCCAATTCAACCCCAACCCCCACAAACCCGCCGTTGGAATTGCTGCGCTTAGCAGCCAGAACCCAGGGGCTATCACAATTGCCAATGCGGTGTTTGGGTCGGACCCACAAATATCCGATGATGTTCTTGCCAAGGCGTTTCAGGTGGAAATTGACTGGCTCCAGGCTCAGTTCTGGGAGAACAACCACAACTAA